The DNA window GATGGAGCGACAACACCGCCCGGGACGCGGCCAGCGTGCGGCACGATGAGAAAACCGGGGTGGGGCACGATGGGGGAAAATGGAAAGGTCGTGACGATGAGCCACGAGACGCCGGCTACCGATCGTCCGCTGACCACCGCGCTCACCGAGGCCGCCGCGACGTCCGGTCGCGCCCCCTCGGTGCATAACACCCAGCCGTGGCGCTGGAAGGTCCTCCCGGACGCGCTGGAACTGCGGATGGTGCGGGACCCGCAGCTCGCCGCGACCGACCCGGATGCCCGGCTGACGGTGCTGAGCTGCGGCGCCGGGCTGCACCACGCGCGCGTGGCGCTGGCCGCCGAGGGCTGGACGGCGCTGGTGGAGCGGCTGCCCGACCCGAAACAGCCGGAACTGCTCGCCCGACTCACCGGATTCCGGCACACCGGGGCGGACCCCGACGCCATGCGTCTCGTGCAGTGCATGCAGGTCCGGCACACCGACCGCCGGCCGGTCAGCGACGAGCCCGTGCCCGCCCCGGCGCTCGACGAGATCGCCAAGGCGACCGACGCCGAGGGCGGGCGACTCCAGGTGCTCAGGTCCGACCAGGTAATGGAGCTGGCCGCCGCGGCGGCTCAGGCCGCGGTGGTCGCGGCGGCGGAGCCGGAGCTCCGCGAGGAGCTGGCGTACTGGACCAGCCGGGCCGGCCCCGGCACCGGACTGCCGCCCGAGGTGCTGCCCGAGCAGGCCGCGCGGACCACAGTGCCGGGCCGGGACTTCGGCCGGCCCGGCACCCTGCCGGTCGGCCCCGGGCACGACCGGGCAGCCGTCTACGCAATCCTCTGGAACACCGACGACGAGCCGGACAACTGGCTACGGGCTGGCGAGGCGCTCTCCGCCGCCTGGCTGGCCGCCACCCGGCTCGGGCTCTCCGTGGTGCCGCTCAGCGGTGTGGTGGAGGTGGAAGGCACCCGGCAGACGCTGCGCGGGCTGCTGGCCGGCCTCGGCTTCCCGTACCTCGCGCTGCGGCTCGGGATCGCGGACCTGACGCACGCGGGCCCCCCGCACACCCCGCGCCTGCCCACCGGGCAGGTCGTCGACACCTCCGCGCTACGTGGCGAGGCCGCCTGACGGGGAAGCCGGCACCCTCGACCTTGCCGGCGGTCAGTCGCGGACGGCGCCTTGGGCGGCGCGGCGGCTGATCCGGCCGCCGCCGGGGCCGCGCAACAGTTCTGCCACGCCGACCGCCGGCGGCACCGCGAGCAGCGGTCCGAGCAGGTACGCCCACCGGGCCCGGGGCTGCCCGGGCATCAGGGCCGGGCCGAAGGGGCGGAAGACGTTCATCGACGCTCCGGTCAGCGGTGAGGCCCAAAGCCCGGCGAGGGCCAGGTATCCGCCGACGGCGAGGGCCGCCAGCGGTCCGACGTTCTGCGCGCCGGAGACGGTGCCGAGGATGGTGCTGATCAGCCCGACGGTGAGGATCAGTTTCCAGACCAGGGCAAGCGGGCCGCGAAGCGGGAGTTGGTGGACACTGGCGATGATCCATTGGTAGGTGTTTTACAGGCTTATGCTCCTTACCTTCGAGCGCCGGGATCGGCCGCGATGAGCCAGCCCCAGCCACAGCCGGTCAACACGCTGCGCGACTTCGGCGGAGCTTGCTGACCTTGCCGGCCTACCGACTGGCAGGAGCTTGCATTCATGTAGCGCGAGTTCGCCCGCCGTCTAGCCCTGTGATTACGAAACCGGGCTCAGAGACACCGCGGTGATCTTGTATTCGGGGCAGCCGGTTTCGGTGTCGGTGGCGTCGGAGGTGAGGGCGTTGGTGGGGGTGTCGGGGAAGTTGAAGGCGGTGAATAGCTGGCCGGGGGCGATCGTGTCGGTCAGGTGGACGGGGAAGGTGACGGTTGCCCGTCGGCTGGTCACTTCGACGAGGTCACCGTCGGCTAGTTCGAGCCGTGCGGCGTCGTCGGGGTGCAGGTCGAGGACCTCGTGTGGGTGGAGTTGCTGGTTGGGGGTGCGGCGGCTCATCGAGCCGCTGTTGTAGTGCACCAGCCGGCGCCCGGTGATCAGGACGTACGGGAAGCTGGTGTCTGGTTGCTCGCCCGGCGGCAGGTACGGCCGGACGGCGAGCGCGGCGCGGCCGTCGGGGGTGGCGAACGAGTCGAGGTAGAGGCGTCCCTCGCCGGGTTGGTCCGGACCACGGCAGGGCCAGTGCAGTGGCCCGTCGCGGTCGAGTCGGGTGTGTGAGATACCGGCGAAGGTGGGGGTCAGTGCGGCGCATTCCGCCATCGCGTCGGCGGGGGTGGGGCAGCCGAGGTCGGCGCCCATCGCGCAGGCGAGCAGGTGCAGGATATCGAAGTCGCTGCGGGCCTGTCCGGGTGGGTCCAGCGCCGGGCGGACCCGCTGGATGCGGCGGTCGAAGTTGACGAAGGTGCCGTCCTTTTCGAGGAAGGGCACTGCCGGGAACACGATGTCGGCGTGTTCGGCGGTGGTGGAGAGGAACAGGTCGTGGTTGATGACGAGGTCGCAGGCGGCCAGTGCCCGACGTACGTTGCCGCTGTCGGGGTCGGTCTGTGCGATGTCCTCGCCGATGACGTACATCGCCCGCACTCGTCCGGCGATGGCTGAGGCGAACATGTCCAGGATGCGCAGCCCGGGCCGGGCGGGCACCTCGGCCTGCCAGGCTCGGTTGAATCGGGCGCGGACGCCGGGGTCGGCAACGTGCTGGTAGCCGGGGAGCATGTCTGGCAGGGCGCCCATGTCGGAGGCGCCTTGGACGTTGTTCTGCCCGCGCATGGACAGGATGCCGCAGCAGTCGGGGGTGCCGACGGCGCCTTTGAGGATGGCGAGGTTGGACAGGGTGCGTACGCCGTCGGTGCCGTGGGCGTGTTCGGTGATGCCGAGGCCGTAGACGATCGCCGGGCGGCGTGCGGCCCCGTAGAGGCGGGCCGCCGCGACCAGCGCCTCGGGCGCGACGCCGGCGAGCCGTGCCGCGTGGTCGGGCGGGTAGTCGCCCAGCAACGCGGTGAGCTCGTCGAGGCCGCTGGCCCGGGTGCGGAGGAAGTCCTCGTCGGCGTATCCCTCGTCGAGTAGCACCCGGGCGATGCCGTTGAAGACGGCGACGTTGGACCCGGGTCTGGCTTGGACGTGCACGTCGGCCATTTCGGCGAGGTCGATGCGGCGGGGGTCGATGACGATAAGCCGTGCGCCGCGTAGCACCAGCTGTTTGATCCGGGCCCCGACGACCGGGTGGGCCTCGGTGGGGTTCGCGCCGGCGATCAGGATGCAGTCGGTTTGGTCGAGGTCATCGACGGAGTTGGTGCCACCGGCGTAGCCGAACGCGGCGGCGAGGCCGACCGCGGACGGGGCGTGGCACAGCCGGGAGCAGTTGTCGATGTTGTTGGTGCCAAGCACGGTGCGGGCGAACTTCTGGGCGAGGTAGTTCTCCTCGTTGGTTGCCCGGGCGGAGGAGATCATGCCGATGGCGTCGGGCCCATGGTGGTCGCGGATGGCGGCCAGCCGGGTCGCGGCGACGGTGAGGGCCTCCTGCCAGGATGCGGGTCGTAGCGGCGAGTCCCGGCCGCCGTCGCGGATCAGTGGGGTGGTCAGCCGCTCCCGGGACCGGGTGAACGCGTGCGCGAACCGGCCTTTGACGCAGGCGTGGCCGCGGTTGACCGGGGCGCCGTGCACGGGGGTGATCGCGGCGACGGCTGCGTCGCGGACGTGCACCCGCAGGGTGCAGCCCACGCCGCAGTACCCGCAGGTGGTGGTGGTCGTCCGGCTGATCGGGTTGGGGTCGGCCAGCCCTGGTTCGGACAGTGCACCGCTCGGGCAGGTGTCGACGCAGCCGCCGCAGGCCACGCAGGGGGACGACACCCAGGGCCCGCCGGTGCCGGCCACGACGACGGTGTCGAACCCGCGCCCGGCGAGGGAGAGCGCGAAGGTGCCCTGTACCTCGGCGCACATGCGTACGCAGCGGTTGCAGGCGATGCACAGGTCCCGGTCGAGTTTCACGTACGGGTGCGAGTGATCGACGCCCGCGTTCCGGGTCGCGCCGTCGAACCGGGTTGCGGGCAGGCCGAAGTGCTGGCAGGCGCGGACCAGTTCGCTGCGTTCGGCGGGGATGTCGAGCGCCCGTGCGGGCAGTTGGGACACGAGGAGCTCCAGGGCGAGCCGTGCGGACCTACAGGCAGCTGGGTCGTCGGTGTGTATCTCCATCCCGTCGACGGCGGGGGTGGTGCACGCGGGCATCGCCCGTCCCCGCACGCCGACGAGGCAGACCCGGCATGATCCCTGCGGGGTGAGCCGCTCGTCGTAGCACAGGGTCGGCACCACCGCCCCGGCCACCCGTACGGCGTCCAGCACGGTGGCACCCTCGGTCACCTCGACGCCGATGTTGTCGACGGATAACTGCATCTCTAGGCGCCCCTGTTGCTGGTGAAGGCTGTGGCCTGGTGCAGCTCGCTCGCGTACACCCGCAGCAGGCTGCGGACCGCGCAGGCCACCCCGCGCCCGAACGCGCACAGGCTCGCCACGTTCAGCACCTCGAGCAGCGGTTCGTGGTCGGCGAGTACCTCCGCCGCCTGGGCGGGTCCCCCGAGCCGCTCGACCAGTTCTATGCCGCGGCGGGTGCCCACCCGGCAGGGGGTGCAGGCTCCGCAGCTCTCCGCCGCCCCGAACGCCCAGGCATGCCGAAGGATCGCCGCGGCCGGCACGGTCGAGTCGACCGCGACGAGGCTGGCGTGCCCCAACGCGGCCCCGGCCTCCGTAAGCGGCCGGGTCAACAGTGGCAGGTCGAGCTGGTCGGGGGTGAGAAAGCCGCCGAGCGGGCCGCCGACCTGCACCGCGCGCAACTGGTACGGCTCCCGAAGCCCGCCGCCGAGATCCTCCACGAGGTGCCGCAGCGGCACACCGAACTCCACCTCGTACACCCCCGGCCGGCGGAAACGCTGACTCAGGCAGACCAGCTTGGTGCCGGGTTCGTCCGGGTGGCCCAGCCGGGCATAGGCCGCCCCACCATGCCGCACGATCCACGGCACCGCCGCCAGCGTCTCCACGTTGTTGACCGCGGTCGGCCGCCCGAGGAAGCCGTGGCTGGTCGGGTACGGAGGACGCGCCCGCACCGCCGCCCGCAACCCGGCCAGGGCGTGCAGCAACGCCGTCTCCTCCCCCGCGACATACGAGCCGGCCCCCACGACAATCTCCACGTCGAAGTCGACCGGCGAGTCGTGCACCCCCTTTCCCAGGTGACCGGCCTGGCGCGCCTGCGCCACCGCGGCACGCAGCCGCTCGGCCGCCGTCGGGTACTCCGAGCGCACGAGGATCAGGCCGTGCCGCGCGCCCACCGCGAACCCGGCCAGTGCCAGGCCCTCCAGGATCCGGTGCGGGTCGTGCTCCATCAGCAGTCGATCGCCGTACGAGCCGGGGTCACCCTCGTCGCCGTTGCCCACCACGTACCGGGGCGCGGGTTCGCCGGCGGTCATCGACCACTTCTTCGCCACCGGGAAACCGGCCCCGCCCCGCCCGCGCAAACCAGAGGCGGCGATCTCGGACATGACCTTCTCGCGGGAACCGGCCGCCACGACGCTGGGCCACACCGCCCACGGCTCCTCGCCACCGACCAGCCCGGCCAGCACCACCGGCCGTTCGACCGCGCTCGCGTACGGGATCTGCGCCGCCTGCATCTTCAACGGCTCGACCCAACCGGGCCTCGTCCGCCGCTGCGCGGCCAGCGGGTCACCGAACAGCCCACCCAGAGTCTCCCCGCTGGCTGGTAGCTCCCCGTCGAGCACGGCGGGCGAGTCGTAGCAGTACCCAAGGCACCGCACGCCCTGCAGCGACACCGACCCGTCCGCCGCGCACTCGCCCAGGCGCACGCCCAGCGCCCGCTCCAGCCGTGCGATGTGCTGGCCCTGGCTGCTCACCAAGCACGAGGTCCCTTCGCACACCCGGACGTGACGTCGGCCCCGCCGGCCCTCGGCGAAGTCCGCGTAGTAGGTCGCCGAACCGGTCACGGCCGCCACCGGCCAGCCGAACTCGCCAGCGGCCTGCGCCAAGTCGTCGGCGTCGACCCGCCCGTCCTCATCCTGCGCCTGCCGAAGCCGATCCAGCATCCGCGTACCCGGCCGGCCCAGGCGCTCCTGCAACTCGACGAACGCCTCCCGCGGCTCCATCGCACCATCCCCCGCGCGCCGCTGCCCTTGCACCCAAACTATGTCCGCTTCAAAGGAGATCGGGGTGAAATAGGCATGTTGCCTTGCTCTGACCGTCGGGTGGCTAGGGCGTGCTAGCCGGCGAGGACGAGGTGCTGCGGCTGATGGAGCAGCACCAGATCCGACGGCTGCCGGTGATAGACGACCATCGCCTGGTCGGGATGATCAGCGAGGCGGACCTCGCCCACCCGCCTGGGGGAACACAGGGCAGCCCAATCCACGGACCGGATCTACTCGACACCGCCGGACTTGTAGCCAGCCGCCGGCTGTCCGTCGCACTCCCCGTAACGGGGGAAACGGGCGATCGGTAGGCCGGAACAGCGGGTGGCCGGTCGGCGGCGGAAGGTACCGATCACCAGGTAGCCGTCCGGCCTCAGCGCATACCGTTAGCGGGTCCCGGTCGGCGGGGTCGGTGAGGACAGGGAGCAGTGCACGACTCGCGCTGTTGCCCGGCCGGCCAGCAGCGCCTCGGACAGCGTCTTGAACCAGCGCTCCAACGGCGACTTGTCTGTAGGGGCTCTGCGTACGCCGCTCATTGGTGCACCCTTGTCTCACTCGAGCTGATGTTGGTTCGAGTGCACCGGTGACCGTCGGGCCATCGCCCAGCTCGCTCGACCTTCGAGGTCCAGCGTGAGTTCTGCGAGGCCCGGCGGCCCGGGACACCCCGACTGGCAACAGGGCTATGCGCCATCGAGCGCCGCTCAATGAGCGACCGGCAGTGGTGTCCCGGAACCGCCAGGTGCTTCCCCACTGGTAGCGCAGCGGAGAGGCAACTATGAGTGTGACCGACACCGCCGCGTCGGCGCGAGGGAACTCGGCCGGGGTGGACTGGGCCAAGGACGACTACGCGGTCTGCGTGGTCGACGCCGACGGTGAGCCGTTGGAGCGGCTGACGCTGAAATACACCAGGACCGGCCTGAGACGGCTGATCGACCTGCTCGACCGGCATCGGGTGGACGCGGTCGGCATCGAACGCCCGGACGGGCCGATCGTAGATGCGTTGCTGGCCGCCGAGGCGACCGTGTACGTCAGCCGGCAGTTCCTGACCCTGTTCACCACCCAGGACGCCCTGGACTGGCTGTCGCCCAAGCGCCTGGCCGCCTGGCTGAAGAGCGTGAGCTACTGCGGCCGCACCGACCCAGCCGTGCTCACCGTCCGCGCCGCCCGGCTGCTCGCCGAGATCGGCGACGCCCGCGGCCGGTTCCCCACCCCAGCGTCCCTGGCCTGCCTCGCCGGCGTCGCACCCTCGACCCGCGAATCCGGCAAAGTCCGCATCGTGACCTTCCGCTGGGCCGTGGACAAACAACTGCGCGACGCCGTCTGCGACTTCGCCGGCGACAGCCGCCACGCCAACCCCTGGGCCGCCGACCTCTACCAACGAACCCGAGCCCGCGGCCACGACCATCCCCACGCGGTCCGTATCCTGGCCCGCGCCTGGCTGGACATCATCTGGAAATGCTGGACCACCAACACCCCCTACGACCCGGACCGCCACCGAGCCCTCCAACACCTGCTCAAACAAGATCATCAAGTGGCGGCTTGACACAGGGCAACTCACGCCCGTTCCACGAGGCTGCCACCGTCGCCGCCCACCTGGCAGCGCTCACCCGCAATGCCTAGGTGGTCGGGTGGGAACCGGCGTTTGGTGAGTTCGTTGACGACGATGTACACGACGCCGAACGCGGCGAGGGTGGCGAGCACCGGCAGCGGCGGCGGGGCGAACCCGAGCGGCCGGGCCAGCGGGCTGTACGGCAGGGCCACCGTGATCGCGGCGAGCAGCGCGCCGGTGCCGAGCAGGATGGTGGACGGGCGGCTGCGTAGGAAGGCGCGGTTGGTGCGCAGCACCATCAGCACGATGATCTCGGTGACGGTGAACTGGATGAACCAGGCGGCCCGGAAGACGTCGGTCGGCGTGTGCCACCACCAGCGCAGCACGGCGAGTGCGGCGAGGTCGAAGGCAATGCTGATCGTGCCGTAGACCAGCATGAAGCGGCGGATCGCCCGGACGTCGACGGTCCGGGGTTGCTGCAACTGCTCCGCGTCGGCGTGATCGGTGGAGATGGTGGTGTACGGGATGTCGGAAAGGAAGTTCAGCAGCAGTACCTGACGCGGCAGCAGCGGAAGGAACGGCAGGATCAGCGTCGCGACGCTCATGCTGACCACGTTGCCGAACGAGGCGCTGGTGTTGACCCGGATGTACTTGAGGGTGTTGGTGAAGGTTCGCCGGCCCAGCCGGACACCGTCGGCCACCACGTCCAGGCTCTTCTCGAGCAGGACGATCGCGGCGGCCTGTTTGGCCACGTCGACAGCGGTGTCCACGGAGATGCCGACGTCGGCGGCGTGCAGGGCGGGCGAGTCGTTGATGCCGTCACCGATGAAACCGACCACGGCGCCACGGGACCGCAGCGCGGCCAGCACGCGTTCCTTCTGCGTCGGATCGACCTCGGCGAACACGGCGGTGTCCCCGACCCGGGCGGCCAGGTCGGCGTCCGGGCAGGCGGCGATATCGGCGCCGAGCATCGGCTCGCCGGTGAGGCCGACCTCACGGGCGATGTGGGTGGCGGCGTGCCGGTTGTCGCCGGTGATCAACCGGACGCCGATACCCATCCGGGCCAGCCGGCCGATGGCCTGCGCCGCGTCGGACTTCGGGGGGTCCTGGAAGGTGAGCAGCCCGACGAGGGTCATCCCGGTCTCGTCGGCCGGGGTGGCGGTGGTCGCGTTCGGGAGGGGTCGGACAGCGATGCCCAGTACCCGGTGCCCCTGTGCGCTGAGTTCCTCAAAGCGCCGCTGCACCCCGTCGCGGACCTCGTCGACGGTACGACCCCGCGGTCCGTCCGGGCCGTGGCGCAGACGTCGAGCACGGACGACAGCGCCCCTTTGGTGATCAACGTGGGGATGCCGTGGTCTTGGATCAGCACGGAGAGTCGCTTGCGAGTGAAGTCGTAGGGAACCTCGGCGATTCCGAGGTGCTCGTCCGGGGGCGGCTGGCCGTGCATGATCGCGGTGTCCATCGGGTTGTGGAAGCCGCGTTGCAGGCCCGCGTTGAGCCGGGCGAGGCGGCTCACTTCGTCGTCCGGCCGCCCGGACACGTCGAGGCTGGCGGTGAGGGTCACCGTCCCGGTGGTGAGGGTGCCGGTCTTGTCGGTCAGCAGCATCGTCATGGCACCGAAGTCCTCGATGGCCTCGAGCCGTTTGACGATGACCCGCTCGGCAGCCATCATCCGCGCTCCGGCGGACAGGCTCACCGCGACAATCGCCGGGAGCATCTGCGGGGTCAGGCCGACTGCCAGCGCCAGGGAGAACAGCAGGGAGTCGATGATCGGGCGGCCCAGCACCAGGTTCGCCGCGAAAATCGCCACGAGGAGCACCACCATGATGCGGACCAGCAGCAGCCCGAAGCGGGTCAGGCCGCGCTGGAAGCCGGTGGCGGCCGGGCGGGCGGCTACCCGCCCGGCCACGCTGGCGAAGGCGGTGCCCCGGCCGGTGCACATCACCACGGCCCGGCCGGTCCCGCTGACCACGTGTGTGCCCATCCACACGGCGTTGGTCCGCCGGGCCAGATCCGCCTCCGCCGGGGCCTCCCCCGGCGTCTTCTCCACCGGGAACGCCTCACCCGTCAGCGCCGACTGGTCCACCTGCAACCGTTGGGCGTCGACCAACCGGCAGTCCGCCGGCACCACGTCCCCAGCGCGCAGCACCACCAGGTCACCGACCACGACCTCGGGCACCGGCACCGCCGCCTCCCGGCCGTCGCGGATCACCTCCGCGCACACCCGGACCCGCGCCTGCAGGGCGTCGACGGCCCGTCCGGCGGCGCGTTCCTGCCAGAAGCCCAGCCCGCCGCTGGCCACGATGATGGCCAGGATGATCACCCCGTCAAGGAGATCACCGAGGGCCATCGACAGCACCGTCGCGGCGACCAGGATCAAGATGATCGGGCTGGTGAACTGGGTCAGCAGCAGCCGCCACCCCCGCCGGCGGCCCACCTCGACCTGATTCGGGCCGTGCTCGCGCCGCAGCCGGGCGGCCTCCGCGTCCGAGCGTCCCCGGTCGGTGGCCCGGATCGCCCGCAGCGCCTCGGGCAGCGGCCCGACCCAGAACGCCCCGCTCCGCTCCCGCGGGCCGACCCCCGACTCCACCCACCCCTCCGGACCGCCCTGGCAGGCACCGCCCCGCCCGTGAACTGACGCTATACAGCGACTGCCGGGCCACGCGGCTAAGAGACCGTCGGGTAACCGGGTGACTACGTGGCGAGAAGTCGCTCGACGTTGATGCGTTGGGCGGCTTCGCGCTCGGTGGCGTTGGCCCAGCGGATCGTTTGACCGGCCAGGCGTATCGTCATGAGTCGAATCATCGCTACCTTGATCATGGCCTCTGAGTTGACGGTCAGCCGTTCGTAGTCCCGGGCCAGGCGTCGGTTACGGACCAGCCAACCCAGCGTCCTCTCTACCACCCACCGGCGCGGTAGGACCTTGAAGCCCTTGACGTCGTCGTTGCGCTTGACGATCTCCACCAGGATGCCGAGCTGCTCTTTCGCCCAGGTCAGCAGAGTGGAGTCGATGCTGTTGGCGTAGCCGCCGTCGGCCCACACGAGGGCGATGGTGGTGAACGCCTCGGCCAGCCGCGCCAGGATCCGCCGGCCACCGGGACGGTCGTTGACCGAGGCGGAGGTGACCATCACGACCAGGATCAGCCCCATCGTGTCCACGACCAGGTGCCGCTTGCGGCCGGTGGTCTTCTTGCCCATGTCGAACCCACGGCATTCGCCGCCCTCACTGGATTTGATGGACTGGGCGTCCAGCACCGCCGCTGTCGGCTCCGGCTCACGACCGGCCGCGACCCGCACCTGCCGGCGAAGCTCGTCGTGGATCGCGTCCCACGTTCCGTTCTTCCGCCACGTCGTGAACCAGCGATGTGCCGCGTCCGGTGGCGCCAGATCCCGCGGCATCATCCGCCACGGACAGCCCGACCGCAGCACATAGAAGATCGAATCCAGGATCAGCCGATCTCCCCACTTGCGCGGCCGGCCGCCTTTACGCAGGTCGCGTACCGGCATCAAGGGCGCGAGGATCGCCCACATCGCATCGGTCAAGCTCGACGGATAGCATGAACGGGCGTCATCCCCGCCACAGTTGCAGTTGCGCACACAACGCGATCATGGCGGGGATGATCTATTTGTCGAGCACCTGGCATCGACGTGTCTCCCCGTAACAGAACGCTCGGAGCTGGTTACCCGACGGTCTCTAAACCGGCCAACCTCCGGAGGGGGTACCGGCGCCCGGATCTTCGGCTGGCCTGCGGAGGCCCGCCCCACCACCCCGTGTTGGGGAGCCGCTCACGCTGGTCATTGGCGAAGCCTGGACGGGGACTATCCGCCTAGTACTGCAACGGCGGGTCGTGGCTTCGGCTGCTGATCGTTCGTTGACTGGTTGTGGTGGATGCGCAGTTGGTCGGGTCGTGGGATGCCGGGTTGGAGGAGTTGTTCTTCCGGTTCTCGCATCGGTTTACTCGAGTGGAGCCGCGGCGGCGGGCGTGGGCGTATGTGCGGGGGTTGCTGGCGCCGTTGGAGCGGCGCAACGGCTGGACCCTCGCGGAGCAGGCTGGGCATGTCTCGCCGGACGGGTTGCAGGGCATGTTGTGCAGCGCGGCGTGGGACCGGGACGCGGTCCGCGATGACGTACGCGACTACGTCGTGGAGCAGATCGGCGATGCGGCCGGGGTGCTCGTCGCCGACG is part of the Micromonospora olivasterospora genome and encodes:
- a CDS encoding HAD-IC family P-type ATPase; amino-acid sequence: MESGVGPRERSGAFWVGPLPEALRAIRATDRGRSDAEAARLRREHGPNQVEVGRRRGWRLLLTQFTSPIILILVAATVLSMALGDLLDGVIILAIIVASGGLGFWQERAAGRAVDALQARVRVCAEVIRDGREAAVPVPEVVVGDLVVLRAGDVVPADCRLVDAQRLQVDQSALTGEAFPVEKTPGEAPAEADLARRTNAVWMGTHVVSGTGRAVVMCTGRGTAFASVAGRVAARPAATGFQRGLTRFGLLLVRIMVVLLVAIFAANLVLGRPIIDSLLFSLALAVGLTPQMLPAIVAVSLSAGARMMAAERVIVKRLEAIEDFGAMTMLLTDKTGTLTTGTVTLTASLDVSGRPDDEVSRLARLNAGLQRGFHNPMDTAIMHGQPPPDEHLGIAEVPYDFTRKRLSVLIQDHGIPTLITKGALSSVLDVCATARTDRGVVPSTRSATGCSGALRNSAHRGTGYWASLSDPSRTRPPPPRPTRPG
- a CDS encoding NAD(P)H-dependent oxidoreductase subunit E, which encodes MEPREAFVELQERLGRPGTRMLDRLRQAQDEDGRVDADDLAQAAGEFGWPVAAVTGSATYYADFAEGRRGRRHVRVCEGTSCLVSSQGQHIARLERALGVRLGECAADGSVSLQGVRCLGYCYDSPAVLDGELPASGETLGGLFGDPLAAQRRTRPGWVEPLKMQAAQIPYASAVERPVVLAGLVGGEEPWAVWPSVVAAGSREKVMSEIAASGLRGRGGAGFPVAKKWSMTAGEPAPRYVVGNGDEGDPGSYGDRLLMEHDPHRILEGLALAGFAVGARHGLILVRSEYPTAAERLRAAVAQARQAGHLGKGVHDSPVDFDVEIVVGAGSYVAGEETALLHALAGLRAAVRARPPYPTSHGFLGRPTAVNNVETLAAVPWIVRHGGAAYARLGHPDEPGTKLVCLSQRFRRPGVYEVEFGVPLRHLVEDLGGGLREPYQLRAVQVGGPLGGFLTPDQLDLPLLTRPLTEAGAALGHASLVAVDSTVPAAAILRHAWAFGAAESCGACTPCRVGTRRGIELVERLGGPAQAAEVLADHEPLLEVLNVASLCAFGRGVACAVRSLLRVYASELHQATAFTSNRGA
- a CDS encoding Acg family FMN-binding oxidoreductase, which codes for MSHETPATDRPLTTALTEAAATSGRAPSVHNTQPWRWKVLPDALELRMVRDPQLAATDPDARLTVLSCGAGLHHARVALAAEGWTALVERLPDPKQPELLARLTGFRHTGADPDAMRLVQCMQVRHTDRRPVSDEPVPAPALDEIAKATDAEGGRLQVLRSDQVMELAAAAAQAAVVAAAEPELREELAYWTSRAGPGTGLPPEVLPEQAARTTVPGRDFGRPGTLPVGPGHDRAAVYAILWNTDDEPDNWLRAGEALSAAWLAATRLGLSVVPLSGVVEVEGTRQTLRGLLAGLGFPYLALRLGIADLTHAGPPHTPRLPTGQVVDTSALRGEAA
- the fdhF gene encoding formate dehydrogenase subunit alpha yields the protein MQLSVDNIGVEVTEGATVLDAVRVAGAVVPTLCYDERLTPQGSCRVCLVGVRGRAMPACTTPAVDGMEIHTDDPAACRSARLALELLVSQLPARALDIPAERSELVRACQHFGLPATRFDGATRNAGVDHSHPYVKLDRDLCIACNRCVRMCAEVQGTFALSLAGRGFDTVVVAGTGGPWVSSPCVACGGCVDTCPSGALSEPGLADPNPISRTTTTTCGYCGVGCTLRVHVRDAAVAAITPVHGAPVNRGHACVKGRFAHAFTRSRERLTTPLIRDGGRDSPLRPASWQEALTVAATRLAAIRDHHGPDAIGMISSARATNEENYLAQKFARTVLGTNNIDNCSRLCHAPSAVGLAAAFGYAGGTNSVDDLDQTDCILIAGANPTEAHPVVGARIKQLVLRGARLIVIDPRRIDLAEMADVHVQARPGSNVAVFNGIARVLLDEGYADEDFLRTRASGLDELTALLGDYPPDHAARLAGVAPEALVAAARLYGAARRPAIVYGLGITEHAHGTDGVRTLSNLAILKGAVGTPDCCGILSMRGQNNVQGASDMGALPDMLPGYQHVADPGVRARFNRAWQAEVPARPGLRILDMFASAIAGRVRAMYVIGEDIAQTDPDSGNVRRALAACDLVINHDLFLSTTAEHADIVFPAVPFLEKDGTFVNFDRRIQRVRPALDPPGQARSDFDILHLLACAMGADLGCPTPADAMAECAALTPTFAGISHTRLDRDGPLHWPCRGPDQPGEGRLYLDSFATPDGRAALAVRPYLPPGEQPDTSFPYVLITGRRLVHYNSGSMSRRTPNQQLHPHEVLDLHPDDAARLELADGDLVEVTSRRATVTFPVHLTDTIAPGQLFTAFNFPDTPTNALTSDATDTETGCPEYKITAVSLSPVS
- a CDS encoding HAD-IC family P-type ATPase, which produces MTLVGLLTFQDPPKSDAAQAIGRLARMGIGVRLITGDNRHAATHIAREVGLTGEPMLGADIAACPDADLAARVGDTAVFAEVDPTQKERVLAALRSRGAVVGFIGDGINDSPALHAADVGISVDTAVDVAKQAAAIVLLEKSLDVVADGVRLGRRTFTNTLKYIRVNTSASFGNVVSMSVATLILPFLPLLPRQVLLLNFLSDIPYTTISTDHADAEQLQQPRTVDVRAIRRFMLVYGTISIAFDLAALAVLRWWWHTPTDVFRAAWFIQFTVTEIIVLMVLRTNRAFLRSRPSTILLGTGALLAAITVALPYSPLARPLGFAPPPLPVLATLAAFGVVYIVVNELTKRRFPPDHLGIAGERCQVGGDGGSLVERA
- a CDS encoding aquaporin translates to MIASVHQLPLRGPLALVWKLILTVGLISTILGTVSGAQNVGPLAALAVGGYLALAGLWASPLTGASMNVFRPFGPALMPGQPRARWAYLLGPLLAVPPAVGVAELLRGPGGGRISRRAAQGAVRD
- a CDS encoding transposase, which translates into the protein MSVTDTAASARGNSAGVDWAKDDYAVCVVDADGEPLERLTLKYTRTGLRRLIDLLDRHRVDAVGIERPDGPIVDALLAAEATVYVSRQFLTLFTTQDALDWLSPKRLAAWLKSVSYCGRTDPAVLTVRAARLLAEIGDARGRFPTPASLACLAGVAPSTRESGKVRIVTFRWAVDKQLRDAVCDFAGDSRHANPWAADLYQRTRARGHDHPHAVRILARAWLDIIWKCWTTNTPYDPDRHRALQHLLKQDHQVAA